A genomic stretch from Sphingobacterium sp. ML3W includes:
- a CDS encoding TonB-dependent receptor: MKVCILILIISMVHVHAASFGQQVTLDIKNGHLVDVLDEIQKQTGYEFLYNNKLINKQKRVTIKAKNRNFKEVLQEFLTERDLAYELNLNTVLIVAKPTSSNLPQNFARVQKKKITGVVSDAKGNALESVTVAVKGTSVATKTDAQGRYTLEVEDQHKILVFSLVGYQSVEHTIGSSSQINMTLVAAVSDLEEAVVVAYGKQRKISVIGAISSVSPQQLKTPVAKISSSLAGQMAGVITVQGSGEPGSATSFWIRGVSSFAGSNSPLILVDGIERPMDLVDPEDVESFSVLKDATATAVYGVRGANGIVIITTKRGKKSAKPSINARFERGILEPIRLPKLANATQWLDYYHDLNYEQSGMAPLSPEEINKHINKLDPDVYPNVDWMQEIFKKRTSNGRLNMNVTGGGDFIKYYVSGSYMKENGIFQPRKTSNYDPSVNFDRINFRSNVDIRLSPSTEVNLNLSNQFETKNRLGVDLGTMYDIILHTTPVATPTQFSTGAYAMSPYYFLNTTGYSKDFWNNAQSLVGVTQDFSELITPGLRANVKFSWDAKNWTALDRRKNPVTYYVDKKNARDSDGNLIFIDNGAGSDYFELDDKHSGERAINFESSLMYDRLFADKHRLGGLFLFSMRERTNNFPEKNYIAALPYRNTGIASRLTYSYQDRYFIEGNFGYNGSENFAPKKRFGFFPSLAMGYVLSNETFFKPLLSVINFLKIRGSIGKIGSDKIDGRRRFAYNSEMEDRGSYSFGINGKKWLQGIATGYPGNPLVAWESALKRNIGVELTMFNKLTIQADYFAEKREGIYIPQESVPSIVGVNIKPLVNIGKMENKGIEGSLEFNHRQGDFGLQVRGNITYNRNKKIFDDKPTPIWAYQSDIGQRWGQQRGLIATGLFQSEEEIAHSPVQKFSPPRPGDLKYRDINGDGEISTEDMVAIGDTDMPQLTYGFGTSVSWRGFDIAAFFHGVGDITRIIAGGPLYGQTGNIWNSGQIYADVADNRWSADNPNPNALYPRLSLNIANNSQASTWWQRDMSFMRLKNLEFGYTLPKQWTEKWKLSTLHVYAQGVNVFTFSKFKLWDPELETVSGSSYPQMRVFNIGLSVIF; encoded by the coding sequence ATGAAAGTATGTATACTAATCCTCATCATCTCCATGGTGCATGTCCATGCGGCTAGCTTTGGTCAACAAGTAACCTTGGATATAAAAAACGGACATTTGGTGGATGTCCTGGATGAGATCCAAAAACAAACGGGGTACGAATTTTTGTACAATAATAAATTAATCAATAAACAGAAGCGGGTGACCATTAAAGCAAAGAATAGAAACTTTAAGGAGGTCCTGCAGGAGTTTTTGACCGAAAGAGATCTTGCTTATGAGCTAAATCTGAATACGGTATTGATCGTTGCAAAACCGACATCGTCTAACCTGCCGCAAAATTTTGCACGGGTACAGAAAAAAAAGATTACCGGGGTCGTTTCAGATGCAAAGGGGAATGCATTGGAGAGTGTCACCGTTGCGGTCAAAGGGACAAGTGTAGCAACAAAGACCGATGCACAGGGACGATATACCCTGGAAGTAGAAGATCAGCATAAGATACTTGTATTTTCCTTGGTGGGCTACCAGTCCGTTGAACATACGATAGGTAGCTCCAGCCAAATCAACATGACCTTAGTGGCGGCAGTAAGTGATTTGGAGGAAGCAGTAGTTGTTGCTTATGGAAAGCAGCGAAAAATAAGTGTGATTGGGGCTATTAGTAGTGTCTCACCACAACAGTTAAAAACACCCGTAGCCAAAATTAGTAGTTCACTCGCAGGGCAAATGGCGGGTGTTATCACTGTGCAAGGTTCAGGAGAACCGGGATCGGCGACGTCGTTTTGGATACGAGGCGTCAGTAGTTTTGCTGGAAGTAACAGTCCATTGATTTTGGTTGATGGAATCGAAAGACCCATGGATTTAGTTGATCCTGAAGATGTGGAGTCTTTTTCTGTCTTAAAAGATGCGACAGCGACAGCTGTATATGGTGTAAGGGGGGCCAATGGCATTGTGATCATCACCACGAAAAGAGGAAAGAAAAGCGCCAAACCAAGCATCAATGCTCGCTTCGAACGTGGTATACTGGAACCCATACGACTACCAAAACTGGCCAATGCCACACAATGGTTGGACTATTATCACGATCTTAATTATGAACAATCTGGTATGGCTCCGTTATCGCCAGAGGAGATCAACAAACATATCAATAAGTTAGATCCGGATGTATACCCTAATGTGGATTGGATGCAGGAAATATTTAAGAAAAGAACGTCCAATGGCCGGCTCAACATGAACGTAACTGGAGGTGGAGATTTTATTAAGTATTATGTGTCAGGTTCCTATATGAAAGAAAATGGGATTTTTCAACCTCGAAAGACATCCAACTATGATCCTTCTGTGAATTTCGACCGAATCAATTTCCGGTCAAATGTAGACATTAGACTTTCGCCTTCGACTGAAGTCAATTTAAATCTTTCCAATCAGTTTGAAACAAAAAATCGTTTAGGAGTAGATTTAGGAACCATGTATGATATCATCTTGCATACCACTCCCGTGGCAACGCCAACACAATTTTCGACAGGAGCCTATGCAATGAGTCCCTATTATTTTCTAAATACAACAGGATATTCGAAAGATTTTTGGAATAATGCACAGTCCTTGGTTGGGGTAACACAGGACTTTTCTGAATTAATAACGCCTGGGCTGAGAGCCAATGTCAAATTCTCCTGGGATGCTAAGAATTGGACCGCACTGGATCGTCGTAAGAATCCCGTTACTTATTATGTAGACAAGAAGAATGCACGGGACAGCGATGGAAATCTAATTTTTATAGATAATGGTGCGGGAAGCGACTATTTCGAACTGGATGACAAGCATTCGGGCGAACGGGCGATTAACTTTGAAAGTTCACTGATGTATGACCGCTTATTTGCCGACAAGCATCGCCTAGGTGGGCTATTCTTATTTTCTATGCGCGAGCGAACAAATAATTTTCCTGAGAAAAATTATATCGCTGCGCTCCCATACCGAAATACGGGGATCGCTTCACGTCTGACTTATTCCTATCAGGACCGCTATTTTATCGAAGGAAACTTTGGTTATAATGGGTCGGAAAATTTTGCCCCGAAAAAACGTTTCGGATTCTTTCCATCCTTGGCAATGGGTTATGTGTTGAGTAATGAGACTTTCTTTAAACCGTTATTATCTGTAATAAATTTCCTAAAGATACGGGGATCCATTGGTAAGATCGGTAGTGATAAGATTGATGGCCGGCGCCGATTTGCCTATAACTCGGAGATGGAGGATCGTGGTAGTTATTCTTTTGGTATCAATGGAAAAAAATGGCTGCAGGGAATTGCTACAGGTTATCCAGGGAATCCATTGGTCGCCTGGGAAAGTGCTTTGAAACGCAATATTGGCGTGGAATTAACCATGTTCAATAAGTTGACGATTCAGGCAGATTATTTTGCGGAGAAACGTGAAGGGATCTATATTCCACAAGAAAGTGTTCCATCCATCGTCGGGGTTAATATAAAGCCGTTAGTAAATATCGGTAAAATGGAGAATAAAGGGATAGAAGGCTCCTTGGAATTTAACCATCGTCAAGGAGATTTCGGCCTTCAGGTTCGGGGTAATATCACTTATAATCGCAACAAAAAAATATTTGATGATAAACCCACGCCTATATGGGCCTACCAATCCGATATAGGACAGCGTTGGGGGCAGCAACGTGGTCTAATCGCAACGGGTTTGTTTCAGTCGGAGGAGGAAATCGCACATAGTCCGGTGCAAAAATTTAGCCCTCCACGTCCCGGAGATTTGAAATACCGGGATATCAATGGTGATGGAGAAATATCTACGGAGGATATGGTGGCTATTGGTGATACCGATATGCCGCAGTTGACCTATGGTTTTGGAACAAGTGTATCTTGGCGAGGATTCGATATTGCAGCATTTTTTCACGGTGTGGGAGATATCACCCGGATTATTGCGGGAGGACCTTTGTACGGACAGACGGGCAATATCTGGAATTCAGGACAAATTTATGCAGATGTGGCCGATAATCGCTGGAGTGCCGATAATCCAAATCCAAATGCGCTCTATCCACGCCTGTCGCTCAATATTGCGAATAATTCCCAGGCATCAACATGGTGGCAGCGGGACATGAGTTTCATGCGCTTAAAGAATTTGGAGTTTGGCTATACATTGCCCAAACAATGGACTGAAAAATGGAAGCTGTCTACTCTGCATGTGTATGCACAAGGAGTGAATGTCTTTACATTCAGTAAATTCAAGTTATGGGATCCTGAACTGGAAACTGTGTCCGGAAGTAGTTACCCGCAAATGCGCGTATTTAATATTGGTCTAAGTGTGATATTCTAA
- a CDS encoding FecR family protein yields MQEERLRYLLTNYFRNTISRTELKEMLDKLDDLDESQFSSLFESLEEKIPVRSELFDRDNVAKQLSHRIQEDKEELAYNGRNRINYVKWGSLAAAVVIFCFSIVYFVKRETAPITHSKQVLANEIALPDGNAPILTLSTGEQYSISADNPESLDKGNLTIVRDKDGTLLYQLKHGEHGSEKRTFHSPKGSALTLQLIDGTKVHLNSGSSLTYPVHFETANRLVFLDGEAYFDVAHDPAKPFIVETKQTRIKVLGTQFNVSSDLTKTKTLTTLIKGKVEVSLGSTRKILAPGMQAESDPEQKQIVLKQADLKEILAWRDGFFRFTEDDIETVLQKVKDWYDIKEIKIQSTSTDTFTAMVKRTKKLSDLLKQLEKISNYKFKIQDGRVLVM; encoded by the coding sequence ATGCAAGAAGAAAGACTACGCTATTTGCTGACCAATTATTTCCGAAATACAATCTCGCGGACTGAGTTAAAAGAGATGTTAGATAAATTGGATGATCTGGATGAATCCCAGTTTTCATCTCTGTTTGAGAGCCTGGAAGAGAAGATTCCAGTTCGTTCAGAACTATTTGACAGAGATAACGTAGCCAAGCAGCTTTCTCATCGTATTCAAGAAGACAAAGAAGAATTAGCATACAATGGAAGAAATAGAATAAACTATGTCAAGTGGGGTAGTTTAGCTGCTGCAGTTGTTATTTTTTGTTTTTCAATCGTATACTTTGTAAAGCGCGAAACGGCGCCGATAACACATTCTAAACAGGTTTTAGCGAATGAGATCGCTCTCCCTGATGGGAATGCACCCATACTTACACTGTCTACAGGTGAGCAATATTCGATTTCTGCCGATAATCCCGAGTCATTGGACAAAGGTAATCTGACTATTGTTAGAGACAAAGATGGAACGTTGTTATATCAGCTGAAACATGGTGAGCACGGTTCTGAAAAACGGACATTTCATAGCCCCAAAGGGAGTGCCTTGACGCTACAACTGATTGATGGGACAAAGGTACATTTGAATTCAGGATCCAGTTTAACTTACCCCGTACATTTTGAGACAGCCAATAGATTAGTTTTCTTAGATGGTGAGGCCTATTTTGATGTCGCCCATGACCCCGCCAAGCCCTTTATCGTAGAAACAAAGCAAACACGGATCAAAGTTCTGGGAACACAGTTTAATGTATCATCCGATTTAACCAAGACCAAAACGCTGACAACTTTGATCAAAGGTAAAGTAGAAGTCAGCTTGGGCAGCACCCGTAAAATTCTAGCCCCCGGTATGCAAGCAGAGTCAGATCCGGAACAAAAGCAGATTGTGTTGAAACAGGCTGATCTAAAAGAAATCTTGGCATGGCGTGATGGTTTTTTCCGCTTTACAGAAGATGATATAGAAACTGTGCTTCAAAAAGTAAAAGATTGGTATGATATCAAAGAGATCAAAATACAATCTACTTCAACAGACACATTTACTGCTATGGTTAAAAGAACTAAGAAGCTTTCAGATTTACTCAAGCAGCTCGAAAAGATATCCAATTATAAATTTAAAATTCAGGATGGGAGGGTCCTTGTTATGTGA
- a CDS encoding RagB/SusD family nutrient uptake outer membrane protein — translation MMKKYIYLLSCLLVPFVFGACSKYLDVDLANQKTLDETFMKRITTERYLAQVYGYLPIEHDLFNSEGGNVPLSDEALFSWVAWVPWLNFANGGWGVTTDEYATWVHNYQGINQATVFINNIDKNVELNEPTKNVMKAEARFLRAYFYYLLLRRYGPVYVWGDRAADDKIDAKTVDRMPLQANVDFILSEFDKSTAVLPQEITDQAWYGRLTKGAVMAAKSELLLYMARPLFNGAKLYVGMKNKSGEFLFPQTTDLTKWELAATAAKDVIDLNLYMLYQDNKETNPFRRAIKSYMGVYFEKWNSEIIWGRWSDDGFNYNVRTAPPRVVTTGWGGYAPSLKLVDAYPMANSGRYPVTGYSANGQPIIDEKSGYQETGFTDNYVHPLDNFGNFKAHNSCVGRDARFYASILANGMYWINTLHGTKKVTFFDGGTSTYTTTGDCVKSGYLWRRMSDPTNDIESGNWGQFAWPYYRLAEIYLNYAEACNEKPSRNEAEALKYVNLVRQRSGLNKLEEAYPEVLGNKELLRALLRKERMVEMAFEGHRYPDLRTWMIAEQEMNEPYYTRNVAAKTYEASWERTKDVFPGKRVFQSKHYFFPIHQKQLSEMVNITQNYGW, via the coding sequence ATGATGAAAAAATATATTTACCTCCTGTCTTGTCTTCTGGTGCCCTTTGTCTTTGGGGCATGCAGCAAGTATTTAGATGTAGATCTTGCCAATCAAAAAACGCTTGACGAGACGTTTATGAAGCGTATCACAACAGAGCGATATCTGGCCCAAGTCTATGGTTATCTGCCTATTGAACATGATTTGTTTAATAGTGAGGGGGGCAATGTCCCGCTGAGTGATGAAGCACTGTTCTCCTGGGTGGCTTGGGTACCCTGGCTCAACTTCGCGAATGGAGGCTGGGGTGTTACCACAGATGAGTATGCTACTTGGGTACATAATTATCAGGGTATTAACCAGGCGACCGTTTTTATTAATAATATTGATAAAAACGTGGAATTAAATGAGCCTACCAAAAATGTGATGAAAGCCGAGGCTAGGTTTTTACGGGCCTATTTTTATTATTTATTGTTGCGACGCTATGGTCCGGTATATGTCTGGGGTGATCGTGCCGCAGATGATAAGATTGATGCGAAGACCGTAGATAGAATGCCTTTGCAAGCCAATGTCGATTTTATTCTCTCCGAATTTGATAAGTCAACAGCGGTGTTGCCTCAGGAGATTACAGATCAGGCATGGTATGGTCGCTTGACAAAAGGTGCGGTCATGGCTGCAAAATCGGAACTTTTATTGTATATGGCACGTCCCTTATTTAATGGCGCAAAATTATATGTTGGAATGAAGAATAAAAGCGGAGAATTCTTGTTCCCTCAGACTACCGATCTCACTAAATGGGAGCTGGCCGCCACAGCGGCCAAAGATGTGATCGACTTGAATCTGTACATGCTATACCAAGATAATAAGGAAACAAACCCGTTTCGTCGTGCGATAAAATCGTATATGGGAGTTTATTTTGAAAAATGGAATTCAGAAATTATTTGGGGTCGCTGGTCTGATGATGGCTTTAATTATAATGTCCGTACAGCCCCCCCTCGGGTGGTGACAACGGGTTGGGGTGGATATGCGCCATCATTGAAATTGGTAGATGCTTATCCCATGGCAAATTCTGGACGATATCCGGTAACAGGCTATAGCGCCAATGGCCAACCGATTATCGATGAGAAATCGGGGTATCAAGAAACGGGATTTACGGATAACTATGTTCATCCATTGGACAATTTTGGGAACTTCAAAGCGCATAACAGTTGTGTGGGACGTGATGCCCGCTTTTACGCCTCTATTTTGGCCAATGGAATGTACTGGATCAACACATTACATGGCACGAAGAAGGTTACGTTTTTTGATGGCGGAACATCGACCTATACTACCACGGGGGACTGTGTAAAGTCTGGATACCTTTGGCGGAGAATGAGTGACCCGACAAATGATATCGAGTCGGGAAACTGGGGACAGTTTGCGTGGCCCTATTATCGCCTGGCTGAGATATACCTCAATTATGCGGAAGCATGTAATGAAAAACCAAGCCGGAATGAAGCCGAAGCCTTAAAATATGTCAATCTCGTCCGCCAGCGTAGCGGTTTGAATAAATTGGAAGAGGCTTACCCAGAAGTATTGGGAAATAAGGAGTTGCTTCGCGCACTCCTCCGCAAAGAACGGATGGTGGAAATGGCTTTTGAGGGGCATCGTTATCCAGATCTAAGAACATGGATGATCGCAGAGCAGGAAATGAACGAACCTTATTATACGCGTAATGTTGCCGCCAAAACCTATGAAGCCTCATGGGAAAGGACGAAGGATGTTTTTCCTGGAAAACGAGTTTTTCAGTCAAAGCATTATTTCTTTCCGATACATCAAAAGCAATTGAGTGAGATGGTCAACATTACACAGAATTATGGATGGTAG
- a CDS encoding sugar-binding domain-containing protein, which yields MHRYLILLLALLQSYCVLAVGGSQLNLAGQWSVQLDPENVGVKNGWTNSSFTTSIKLPGTTDDAGLGTANSLTPALTKPQLSHLTRKHRYVGVVWYSKELLIPKGWAGKEMILKLERIIWESNVWVDGVEIPQKQRSLVGSHEFDLSSFLKAGKKHRLTIRIDNRKKLAISVDDMAHAYTDHTQIMWNGMIGSMYIEAMDRVHIKQVSTFPILTAKRVDLKVVLSNKTQRNTRSTLRLRAKFKSEKKFLPTIEKEVLLAPGDSTIQLSYDLGANIRSWSEFSPNLYEVEVVCHSSEGVNVMSTSFGMRELSKEGTVMKINGQPLFLRGTLECSIFPLTGHPPMDKAGWKKVFLTAKEWGLNHLRFHSWCPPEAAFTVADEMGFYLQVELPIWENNAGKDDAVLRFLYEEADKMIRQYGNHPSFCFWSMGNELSGDFDALNALVKNLKEKDKRHLYTATSFTFQQGHGIVGEPFDDFLITQWTARGWVRGQGVFNSEPPVFNKNYSASLDGVSIPVVTHEIGQYAVYPNLEEIKKYTGVLKPLNFIAVAEDLKRKGLLHKAKAYTMSSGKLAAILYKEELERALKTPGISGYQLLDLHDFPGQGTALVGLLDAFWDSKNILSAAEFRQFCAPVVPLLQFSKAVYTNDEVFEGILDISNYGAAALSDQLVEWSMKDGTKTVAKGHFQTVVAQGYNGNIGSFEVPLQTIQQAKKLTVHVNLKGTNYENNWNIWVYPKENKIDFADVSYTREVDEALRLLQAGKKVLLNPDWKKITGIEGKFVPVFWSPVHFPKQAGTMGLLCDPKHPVFADFPTAGHTDWQWWDLQIKSTTMLMDQIKGGETLVEMIDNFANNRKLASLFEGTVGNGKLMVASFDLATDLAQRPVAKQMLQSILTYMKSSKFAPKVIENPEVLQQVLHYKELQEKAAPGAIY from the coding sequence ATGCATCGTTATCTCATTTTATTGCTTGCTCTTCTACAGAGTTACTGCGTTTTGGCAGTGGGAGGGTCTCAGCTCAATCTTGCCGGACAATGGAGTGTACAACTTGACCCAGAGAATGTAGGTGTGAAGAATGGTTGGACGAATAGCTCTTTCACAACATCCATCAAATTACCTGGAACAACTGACGATGCGGGATTGGGAACTGCGAATAGTTTAACACCGGCGCTCACAAAACCTCAACTTTCACATCTGACAAGGAAACATCGGTATGTGGGGGTAGTCTGGTACAGCAAGGAGCTGTTGATTCCGAAAGGCTGGGCGGGTAAAGAAATGATCCTGAAACTGGAGCGGATTATATGGGAGTCCAATGTCTGGGTTGACGGAGTAGAAATTCCGCAAAAACAGCGCAGTCTTGTAGGTTCACATGAATTTGATTTAAGTTCTTTTTTAAAGGCTGGAAAAAAGCATCGTCTGACTATCCGCATTGATAACCGCAAAAAGTTGGCAATCAGTGTCGATGATATGGCACATGCTTATACGGATCATACCCAGATTATGTGGAACGGAATGATCGGTTCGATGTACATTGAAGCAATGGATCGAGTTCATATCAAGCAAGTAAGTACTTTTCCGATTTTGACAGCAAAACGTGTAGACCTAAAGGTAGTCCTTTCAAATAAAACACAAAGAAATACCCGTAGTACACTTCGGTTAAGAGCCAAATTTAAGAGTGAGAAGAAGTTCCTTCCAACAATAGAAAAAGAGGTTTTATTAGCTCCTGGTGATTCCACTATACAATTGAGCTATGATCTGGGCGCGAATATCCGGTCATGGAGCGAATTTTCACCAAATCTCTATGAGGTAGAAGTGGTGTGCCACTCGAGTGAGGGGGTAAATGTGATGAGTACATCGTTTGGTATGCGTGAATTGTCGAAGGAGGGAACCGTGATGAAAATCAATGGGCAACCCCTGTTTCTTCGGGGGACATTGGAATGCAGCATTTTTCCGTTGACGGGGCATCCCCCAATGGATAAAGCGGGATGGAAGAAGGTATTTTTGACAGCAAAGGAATGGGGACTCAACCATTTACGGTTTCACTCTTGGTGCCCCCCGGAAGCAGCCTTTACTGTAGCTGATGAAATGGGATTCTATCTTCAGGTCGAATTGCCTATTTGGGAGAATAATGCTGGTAAGGATGATGCAGTACTACGTTTTTTATATGAGGAAGCTGATAAGATGATCAGGCAATATGGCAATCATCCATCGTTTTGCTTTTGGAGTATGGGAAATGAGCTGAGTGGTGACTTCGATGCCCTCAACGCATTGGTAAAAAACCTAAAAGAGAAAGATAAGAGACATCTATACACAGCTACATCATTTACTTTTCAACAGGGACATGGAATTGTCGGCGAACCCTTTGACGATTTTCTGATTACACAGTGGACGGCAAGGGGATGGGTGAGAGGGCAGGGGGTCTTTAATAGTGAACCTCCTGTCTTTAATAAAAATTACAGCGCTTCATTGGATGGCGTTTCGATTCCTGTGGTTACTCATGAGATCGGACAATATGCTGTTTATCCCAATTTGGAAGAGATTAAAAAGTATACAGGTGTTTTAAAGCCGTTAAACTTTATTGCTGTAGCCGAAGATCTGAAACGCAAGGGCTTATTGCATAAAGCGAAGGCATATACCATGTCGTCAGGCAAGTTGGCAGCAATTCTCTATAAAGAAGAGCTGGAACGGGCCTTAAAAACACCGGGCATCAGCGGTTATCAACTATTGGACCTCCATGATTTCCCGGGCCAAGGTACTGCTTTGGTGGGACTATTAGATGCCTTTTGGGATAGTAAGAACATTCTTTCAGCAGCTGAATTTAGACAGTTTTGTGCGCCAGTAGTTCCCTTGCTCCAGTTTTCCAAAGCCGTATATACCAATGATGAAGTATTTGAGGGGATTTTAGACATCAGCAATTATGGTGCTGCAGCATTGAGTGATCAGTTGGTCGAGTGGTCTATGAAAGATGGTACGAAAACTGTTGCAAAAGGTCACTTTCAAACAGTCGTAGCTCAGGGGTACAACGGGAATATAGGCAGCTTTGAAGTGCCACTGCAGACGATACAACAGGCCAAAAAGCTGACAGTTCATGTTAATCTCAAAGGCACGAACTATGAAAATAATTGGAATATATGGGTGTATCCCAAAGAAAATAAAATTGATTTTGCTGATGTAAGTTATACAAGAGAGGTAGACGAAGCTTTACGGCTGTTGCAGGCAGGTAAAAAGGTTCTTTTAAATCCTGATTGGAAAAAAATTACAGGTATCGAAGGGAAATTCGTTCCGGTATTTTGGAGCCCGGTACATTTTCCCAAGCAAGCTGGGACAATGGGATTGCTCTGTGATCCAAAACATCCTGTATTCGCTGACTTTCCGACAGCGGGACATACCGATTGGCAGTGGTGGGACTTACAGATCAAATCAACAACAATGTTGATGGATCAGATCAAAGGCGGCGAAACCCTTGTAGAGATGATAGATAATTTTGCAAACAATAGAAAATTAGCCTCACTATTTGAGGGGACAGTGGGGAATGGCAAACTGATGGTAGCTTCATTTGATCTAGCGACTGATTTAGCGCAGCGACCTGTTGCAAAACAGATGCTGCAATCCATACTCACCTACATGAAGAGTTCGAAGTTTGCGCCAAAAGTTATCGAAAATCCTGAGGTATTGCAGCAGGTTTTACACTATAAAGAATTGCAGGAAAAGGCTGCTCCCGGTGCTATTTATTAG
- a CDS encoding DUF1735 domain-containing protein, with product MKTCISYCVFLLAFALILGCQKDDRMNNMVDDTIYFKDFKENKITVFDWGKFDYNVTVVKAGIGQKEAKVNFKIDEAYLADYNAREGTNYKLLPADCYKIDKITLTFEKKDYLHDIAIVFDSERIKLLQGKYKEMYVLPCRVETQDDILHSLKPEMATTLLIPNVKDPFLEFTSPGLQLEQIKLTPTGSEQIKGQASVITNYPNQWDLTYEIEIDPQILDTYNGTVSDDKKLKLLPKAAYQLSDMPYKVNAMKNKGSFEFTILKKGLTNGTTNLFGEYALPLRIKSVSKNSVNPEASTILVPVSFQPPDIARTGWKVIQASSEWIGGGEKENILDGNVDTYWHNIWMGGEPPLPHFLVIDLGKEHEMMAIELIRRANNDLKTVQFEVSTDNKTYIPVGKVDFGANNPKHTLMANIPTTKARYLKCIVTESNRPPSSAIAEVYVKGL from the coding sequence ATGAAAACTTGTATTTCGTATTGTGTCTTCCTGTTGGCATTTGCCCTGATTCTTGGGTGTCAGAAGGATGATCGAATGAATAATATGGTCGACGATACCATTTATTTCAAAGACTTTAAAGAAAATAAAATAACTGTATTTGACTGGGGGAAGTTTGATTACAATGTGACTGTTGTCAAAGCTGGAATTGGGCAGAAGGAAGCGAAGGTGAATTTTAAGATTGATGAAGCATATCTGGCTGATTATAATGCCCGAGAAGGGACAAATTATAAACTGCTTCCTGCGGACTGCTATAAAATTGACAAAATAACGTTGACTTTTGAGAAGAAGGATTATTTACATGACATAGCAATTGTGTTTGATAGTGAACGGATAAAATTATTACAGGGGAAGTATAAGGAAATGTATGTCCTTCCTTGCCGAGTTGAAACCCAGGATGACATATTACATTCCTTGAAACCAGAAATGGCAACAACTTTGCTTATTCCGAATGTTAAAGATCCTTTTTTAGAATTCACGTCACCGGGTTTGCAACTTGAGCAGATTAAATTGACACCAACGGGATCAGAACAAATAAAGGGGCAGGCCTCGGTTATAACAAATTATCCTAATCAATGGGATCTTACATATGAAATTGAAATCGACCCACAGATTCTGGATACTTATAATGGAACAGTTTCTGATGACAAGAAACTGAAATTGCTTCCGAAAGCAGCATATCAATTGTCGGATATGCCCTACAAAGTCAATGCCATGAAAAATAAGGGAAGTTTCGAATTTACGATCCTTAAAAAGGGGCTCACCAATGGTACGACAAATTTATTTGGTGAATATGCCTTGCCTTTACGGATTAAATCTGTTTCAAAAAATAGTGTTAATCCAGAAGCGTCAACCATATTGGTTCCGGTTTCATTTCAACCACCAGATATTGCCCGTACAGGCTGGAAGGTTATTCAGGCTTCATCCGAATGGATTGGTGGGGGTGAAAAAGAAAACATTTTGGACGGCAATGTAGATACCTACTGGCATAACATTTGGATGGGGGGAGAACCGCCACTACCGCATTTCTTAGTCATTGATTTGGGTAAAGAGCATGAAATGATGGCAATTGAGCTCATAAGACGGGCAAATAATGATCTGAAGACTGTCCAATTTGAAGTGAGTACTGATAATAAAACCTATATTCCGGTAGGCAAAGTTGACTTTGGTGCCAATAATCCAAAACATACACTTATGGCCAATATTCCAACGACGAAAGCACGTTATTTGAAATGTATTGTTACCGAGAGTAACCGTCCACCTTCATCTGCTATCGCCGAAGTATATGTAAAAGGTCTGTAG
- a CDS encoding sigma-70 family RNA polymerase sigma factor, producing MRKEFYEANLIQDLAMGSEAALLQFYQLYADRIFDVSFYLLKDTGWSEDIVQEVFVKLWTNRMSIKQDVDLWPFLYVLAKRECFNKLRSIKRSHAAFELLAYHIEGQSETADRMVERKELSEEIEGYLSQLPAQQKLIFTLSRVDGVPCQQIAEELNLSKNTVKNHLARASKSLKQVRSGRNLLLSLFFYFY from the coding sequence ATGAGAAAAGAATTTTATGAAGCTAATTTGATTCAGGATCTCGCTATGGGAAGTGAGGCCGCTTTGCTGCAGTTTTACCAGCTGTATGCAGATCGAATTTTTGATGTTTCCTTTTATTTGTTGAAAGATACGGGTTGGAGCGAAGATATTGTGCAGGAAGTATTTGTTAAGTTGTGGACCAATCGTATGAGCATAAAACAAGATGTAGATCTTTGGCCATTTCTATATGTTTTGGCCAAAAGAGAGTGCTTTAACAAACTAAGGAGTATTAAGCGCTCGCATGCTGCTTTTGAACTATTAGCCTATCACATCGAAGGCCAATCAGAGACCGCTGATCGAATGGTCGAACGAAAAGAGCTGTCCGAGGAAATTGAGGGTTACCTTTCCCAGTTGCCGGCTCAACAAAAACTTATATTTACCTTGAGCAGGGTAGATGGAGTTCCCTGTCAACAAATAGCTGAGGAACTAAACCTCTCTAAAAACACGGTAAAAAATCATCTTGCCAGAGCGTCGAAATCCCTGAAACAGGTCCGATCAGGAAGAAACCTGTTATTATCCTTATTTTTTTATTTTTATTAA